In Paenibacillus guangzhouensis, a single window of DNA contains:
- a CDS encoding serine hydrolase — MIMTKSNQALQGIRPFIEEQMKIWNVPGLAVAVIRDQEIIMAEGFGYRDVEAGLEVTPETLFAIGSTTKAFTATTAGILVDEGKIDLDMPVKSYLPHFKMYDSLATERVTLRDMLCHRTGLPRHDLMWYNSSLSREDIIERIQYLEPNQDFRSSWQYQNIMYMVAGFIVGQQLGTSWEQVVKDKIFAPLQMNASNLSVDVSQKQSNYALPYMDQGDKLQRIPFRNIDLISPAGSINSNLLDMAKWVMLLLNKGVHQGQRIISEKILAEVFKPHMPTDSWITQETPMCCYSLGWCIEPYRGYQMIHHNGGIDGFTAEVAFSPDENLGVVIFANKNGSSLPRIVRHNLFDRLFGLDEIDWSGRIRGTGKETENQDKTLQPEESKDQEITKEPEIPPTHQLAAYTGTYEHPGYGELVIDTTESNLQVTFNSIQLPLHRINNHAFELEYTPFQVKTPATFHIDASNNIDRVTVKMLFEPGTKDIEFVKK; from the coding sequence ATGATCATGACCAAATCGAACCAAGCACTACAAGGCATTCGCCCATTCATTGAAGAGCAGATGAAAATATGGAACGTCCCCGGCCTTGCGGTCGCAGTGATCCGTGATCAAGAGATCATCATGGCGGAAGGCTTCGGCTATCGGGATGTAGAAGCAGGTCTCGAAGTGACGCCGGAGACGTTATTCGCTATTGGTTCGACGACCAAAGCTTTTACGGCAACGACTGCGGGGATTCTCGTAGATGAAGGAAAAATAGACTTAGATATGCCCGTTAAGAGCTATTTGCCACACTTTAAAATGTATGATTCGCTCGCAACCGAACGGGTTACGCTTCGAGATATGTTATGTCATCGTACAGGGCTGCCAAGACATGACCTGATGTGGTACAATTCGTCTCTTTCGCGGGAAGACATCATTGAACGAATTCAGTATTTAGAGCCGAATCAAGATTTTCGTTCTTCCTGGCAGTATCAGAATATTATGTATATGGTTGCTGGCTTCATCGTCGGCCAGCAGCTAGGCACGTCTTGGGAGCAAGTAGTGAAGGATAAGATTTTTGCCCCGCTTCAGATGAATGCAAGTAATCTTTCGGTGGATGTCTCCCAAAAACAATCGAATTACGCTTTACCGTATATGGATCAAGGAGATAAGCTACAACGTATTCCATTCCGGAACATTGATTTGATTAGTCCCGCAGGTTCAATTAATTCGAACCTTCTGGATATGGCGAAATGGGTCATGCTTCTTCTCAATAAAGGCGTGCATCAGGGACAACGGATTATTTCTGAAAAAATTTTAGCAGAAGTGTTCAAGCCTCATATGCCTACAGACTCGTGGATCACACAAGAAACGCCGATGTGCTGCTATAGTCTTGGTTGGTGTATTGAGCCTTATCGTGGTTACCAAATGATTCATCACAATGGAGGAATTGATGGTTTTACGGCGGAGGTAGCTTTTTCACCAGATGAGAATCTAGGTGTTGTCATATTCGCTAATAAAAATGGAAGCTCGCTTCCAAGGATCGTACGCCATAACTTGTTCGATCGGTTGTTTGGGCTTGATGAGATCGATTGGAGTGGCAGAATACGCGGTACGGGGAAAGAAACTGAGAATCAAGATAAAACGCTCCAGCCTGAAGAATCGAAGGACCAGGAAATAACCAAAGAACCAGAGATACCGCCAACGCATCAACTTGCTGCGTATACAGGAACTTACGAACATCCGGGTTATGGAGAACTCGTTATTGATACAACCGAGAGTAATCTTCAAGTCACATTTAATTCAATCCAACTGCCGCTTCATCGTATTAACAATCATGCATTCGAATTAGAGTACACGCCATTTCAGGTTAAGACGCCCGCTACCTTCCACATCGATGCGAGCAATAATATTGATCGGGTAACTGTTAAAATGCTTTTCGAACCCGGCACCAAAGACATTGAGTTCGTGAAGAAGTAG
- a CDS encoding GNAT family N-acetyltransferase, with protein MLEISAIPYEDKTLLHQLIQFYRYDSSEFDGHALTSHGLYLYKYLDHQWTDNYRRPLIFRVDRELAGFALVALGVPKEFVKLSEAELTNTINDFFIMRKFRGQGYGRQAACAIFDQFPGAWEVRQTAANIPANRFWNRVIGDYTNGVYIEKVLQEDIWHGPVQIFASKT; from the coding sequence ATGCTCGAAATATCAGCTATCCCTTACGAGGACAAGACGCTCCTCCATCAGCTTATTCAATTCTATCGGTATGATTCGAGTGAGTTTGATGGACATGCCTTGACCTCACACGGGCTGTATCTTTATAAATATTTGGATCATCAATGGACAGACAACTATCGTCGTCCACTGATTTTTAGAGTAGATAGAGAATTAGCGGGTTTCGCTTTGGTCGCTCTAGGCGTACCTAAGGAATTCGTAAAGTTAAGTGAAGCAGAATTGACGAACACGATCAACGATTTTTTCATCATGCGGAAGTTCAGAGGACAAGGTTATGGCAGACAAGCGGCATGCGCGATCTTCGATCAATTTCCAGGTGCGTGGGAAGTTCGTCAGACGGCAGCCAATATTCCTGCGAACCGATTCTGGAATCGCGTTATCGGTGATTATACGAACGGGGTGTATATCGAAAAAGTACTGCAAGAGGATATATGGCACGGGCCGGTGCAGATTTTTGCGTCAAAGACATAA
- a CDS encoding class I SAM-dependent methyltransferase, with the protein MKERHSTYHVQHASIGIEAEVNRLKTQAQMGWEKEFRNLQWYGLQDGMKVLEVACGPGFMTEKLVENLPNSQITAIDIDQGLLDRAKGRLEHVPAKRVQFVQASAYQMDLPENEFDFAIARLLFLHLHDPLQAAQEIMRVLKPGGKLVIIDIDDGIFGAIEPEMEILPLILKKIAESQAANGGNRHIGRSLPRLLASAGYQHIDMDAVIQHSDFQGIDGFKQQFDSERFAGFHQRGTISSIEFEQLKRSYETFSTDESACAMMVFLMACGTKPKSKVLTEG; encoded by the coding sequence ATGAAAGAACGTCATTCAACCTATCATGTTCAGCATGCAAGCATCGGGATCGAAGCCGAGGTCAATCGGTTAAAAACGCAAGCTCAGATGGGGTGGGAGAAGGAATTTCGGAATTTACAATGGTACGGACTTCAAGATGGTATGAAGGTGCTAGAAGTTGCTTGTGGTCCAGGGTTCATGACAGAGAAGCTCGTAGAGAATCTACCCAATAGCCAGATTACAGCAATCGATATCGATCAAGGTCTATTAGACCGAGCGAAAGGTCGATTGGAGCATGTTCCAGCTAAACGTGTTCAGTTCGTGCAAGCATCCGCATATCAGATGGACCTGCCGGAAAATGAATTCGATTTTGCGATCGCGCGCTTATTATTTCTGCATCTGCATGACCCGCTTCAAGCCGCACAAGAGATCATGCGCGTCCTGAAACCCGGTGGTAAGCTTGTGATTATCGATATCGATGATGGCATATTTGGCGCTATTGAACCGGAAATGGAGATCCTACCGCTGATTCTGAAAAAAATAGCGGAATCCCAAGCGGCGAATGGGGGGAATCGGCATATCGGAAGAAGCTTGCCACGTCTACTAGCCAGTGCAGGGTATCAACATATTGATATGGATGCGGTTATTCAACATAGTGATTTTCAGGGTATAGATGGATTTAAACAGCAGTTTGATAGTGAACGATTCGCGGGATTCCATCAGCGTGGAACGATCAGTTCAATCGAATTCGAGCAATTGAAGCGATCGTATGAGACATTTAGTACCGATGAGAGTGCTTGTGCCATGATGGTGTTCTTGATGGCGTGCGGGACGAAACCGAAATCAAAGGTATTAACAGAAGGTTAA
- a CDS encoding GNAT family N-acetyltransferase, translating to MSEQVRLVKPTVTLEQAYVDFYQDWIASGEDIVPWVVSKDPADFEALVKFQTERERGENIPENWVPDSTYWLVSEQDKVIGAVNIRHELNDKLFQSGGHIGYGIRPSERQKGYATKLLALALHKTKELGISKALVVCDATNIGSERTIRNNGGVEDTDFIEEDGNVLKRFWITN from the coding sequence ATGTCTGAACAGGTGCGTTTAGTCAAACCAACAGTAACGTTAGAGCAAGCCTATGTAGATTTTTATCAGGATTGGATCGCAAGTGGAGAGGATATCGTTCCATGGGTAGTGAGCAAGGATCCAGCCGATTTCGAAGCACTCGTGAAGTTCCAGACGGAGCGGGAGCGCGGGGAGAACATCCCAGAGAACTGGGTTCCTGATTCCACGTATTGGCTCGTATCGGAGCAGGATAAGGTGATCGGCGCGGTGAACATTCGCCATGAATTGAACGACAAGTTGTTCCAATCCGGCGGCCATATTGGGTATGGGATTCGACCTTCGGAACGGCAAAAGGGATATGCGACCAAGCTATTAGCTCTCGCGCTTCACAAAACCAAGGAGCTCGGGATCTCGAAAGCCCTTGTGGTCTGCGATGCGACCAATATTGGATCGGAACGCACGATTCGCAATAATGGCGGGGTCGAAGATACGGATTTCATCGAAGAAGACGGCAATGTGTTGAAAAGATTCTGGATCACCAACTAG
- the pgsA gene encoding CDP-diacylglycerol--glycerol-3-phosphate 3-phosphatidyltransferase — MNLANKITIARIGLIPLFMLTLQHYPAWMVEGMPWLSQVNQYGSSLAVLIFLLASTTDKLDGYIARKYNQVTPLGKLLDPLADKLLISAALLMMVEQSMIPAWMAVVIIGREVVITGIRVLAAAKGIALAADRHGKLKMVLQVVAIAAVLLRNYPFAWMTSLPIDYMLMLVAVVLTVYSGYKYIANNYQALQLHKN, encoded by the coding sequence ATGAATCTAGCGAATAAAATTACGATAGCAAGAATCGGGCTCATTCCTTTATTTATGCTGACGCTTCAGCATTATCCGGCATGGATGGTGGAGGGGATGCCTTGGCTAAGTCAAGTGAATCAGTATGGATCTAGTCTAGCGGTATTGATCTTCCTCCTAGCTTCAACGACGGATAAGCTCGATGGCTATATCGCGCGCAAATACAATCAAGTGACGCCGCTTGGCAAGCTGCTCGATCCGCTCGCAGACAAGCTGTTAATCTCAGCCGCACTATTGATGATGGTGGAGCAGAGCATGATTCCGGCGTGGATGGCCGTTGTCATTATTGGCAGAGAAGTCGTAATTACAGGGATTCGAGTCCTCGCAGCAGCCAAAGGCATAGCGCTGGCGGCAGACAGACACGGCAAACTTAAAATGGTCCTCCAAGTTGTTGCGATTGCCGCTGTGTTACTGCGAAATTATCCATTTGCATGGATGACTTCGCTGCCGATCGATTATATGCTGATGCTCGTCGCCGTAGTCTTAACCGTCTACTCTGGCTATAAATACATCGCGAACAATTATCAGGCGCTCCAGCTGCATAAGAACTAA
- a CDS encoding carbohydrate ABC transporter permease — protein MEETKASYQLSKHAGKKFWTPQRKEALVGWLFLAPEIIGMLLLNVFALGFSLYLSFTDWDLLSGVSGIKFAGFENYVHLFEDPTIWKALRNNILYTILTVPVPIIIALVLAVVIHSKVYFKDYFKVVFFIPYISSIIAIAAVWSALFHPSLGPINQFLMDLGISNPPKWLVDPKTSLIAIAIITSWAGLGYTIIIYMAGLSGISNELYEAAEIDGATGMKKFLKITVPLLRPTTFFLFITMLIGSFKVFDIISYLTEGGPDNSSTVIVFRIYQEGFVNYNMGYASAISWLLFAIIGLITAATWKMRQDDSF, from the coding sequence GTGGAAGAGACAAAAGCAAGTTATCAGCTCTCGAAGCACGCAGGGAAGAAATTTTGGACGCCTCAGAGAAAGGAAGCATTAGTTGGCTGGCTGTTTCTAGCGCCGGAGATTATCGGCATGCTGCTGCTTAATGTATTTGCCCTAGGGTTCTCATTGTACTTAAGTTTTACAGATTGGGATCTATTATCTGGAGTATCAGGTATTAAATTTGCCGGGTTCGAGAACTATGTTCATTTATTTGAAGACCCGACGATATGGAAAGCCTTGCGCAACAACATCCTGTACACGATATTAACCGTGCCTGTGCCGATTATCATTGCTCTTGTGCTTGCGGTCGTTATCCATAGCAAAGTTTATTTTAAAGATTATTTCAAAGTTGTATTCTTCATACCGTACATTTCTTCGATTATCGCTATTGCAGCGGTGTGGAGCGCATTGTTCCATCCTTCGCTAGGTCCGATCAACCAATTCCTAATGGATCTTGGCATATCGAATCCTCCGAAATGGCTCGTTGATCCGAAAACATCACTCATCGCCATTGCCATTATTACTTCGTGGGCAGGGCTCGGTTATACGATCATTATCTACATGGCGGGACTGTCCGGTATTTCCAACGAGTTATATGAAGCGGCGGAAATTGATGGGGCGACAGGGATGAAGAAGTTCCTCAAGATCACGGTCCCACTGCTAAGACCAACGACATTTTTCTTGTTTATTACGATGCTGATTGGTTCATTTAAAGTGTTCGATATTATTTCGTACTTGACCGAAGGTGGTCCTGATAATTCATCAACGGTCATTGTATTCCGTATCTATCAAGAAGGTTTTGTCAACTACAATATGGGTTACGCATCGGCGATATCTTGGCTGTTGTTTGCAATCATCGGTCTGATTACAGCGGCAACGTGGAAGATGCGTCAAGATGATTCATTTTAA
- a CDS encoding carbohydrate ABC transporter permease, whose amino-acid sequence MQSLRKNISKIIATVFMGALSIFFIIPLLWMVSSAFKFEKDVMRFPIEWIPSSINVVNNFKAVWMNKVPFAQIYFNSFKVAIIVTVVSLIVSTMAAYAFTKLKFRGRNFVFAILLSLMIIPDQATLIPRFMLIRWMGLYDTHAAIILMSMFSIYFTFMLRQFMAGINDEYLEAARIDGAGQIRTFTSIMIPLCRPVIATVAIIKFIWSWNDYQNPLIFLQTKSLYTIPLGMTLFRDDYTTNDAIMMMAALSAIIPLLIVFVVLQRQVIDGIALGGVKG is encoded by the coding sequence ATGCAAAGCTTACGTAAAAATATTTCTAAAATTATCGCTACAGTGTTCATGGGAGCATTGTCCATTTTCTTTATTATTCCGTTACTATGGATGGTATCGTCGGCGTTTAAATTCGAAAAAGATGTTATGCGCTTTCCGATTGAATGGATTCCATCATCCATCAACGTTGTCAACAACTTTAAGGCCGTATGGATGAATAAAGTACCATTTGCCCAAATTTATTTCAATTCATTTAAGGTAGCAATTATTGTGACTGTCGTGTCACTCATCGTATCGACGATGGCAGCTTATGCATTTACGAAACTAAAATTCCGCGGTCGTAACTTCGTATTTGCGATACTCCTGTCATTGATGATTATTCCTGATCAAGCGACGCTTATTCCGCGTTTTATGCTTATTCGCTGGATGGGGTTGTATGACACGCATGCAGCGATTATATTGATGAGTATGTTTTCGATTTATTTTACTTTTATGTTACGTCAGTTTATGGCCGGAATTAATGATGAGTATTTGGAAGCTGCTAGAATCGACGGTGCAGGACAAATACGTACCTTCACTTCGATTATGATTCCGCTCTGTCGTCCCGTAATCGCGACCGTTGCGATTATTAAGTTCATTTGGTCCTGGAATGATTACCAAAATCCGCTAATCTTCTTGCAAACGAAATCATTGTATACTATTCCATTAGGGATGACATTGTTTAGAGATGATTACACGACCAACGATGCAATCATGATGATGGCGGCATTATCAGCGATTATTCCGCTGCTGATTGTATTTGTTGTTCTGCAGAGACAAGTTATTGATGGGATTGCCCTTGGTGGTGTGAAAGGGTAA
- a CDS encoding ABC transporter substrate-binding protein, translated as MARKAKRNFLISTCILLTLTMFASACGNKEADAPAQSTGTDKKEVTIKYYNWDNEAQEAATDGMLREFEAANPGIKVEHVVLVPGNSTEMLKKLDFLISSGDEVDVVQMPSTGAVIERATRGAFMPLNDLYDKEGLKAEDEYSVNPAVDGKYYGMQYTSGYTYVLLNKNALDEAGLPVPKFGWTWDDYREYAKKLTKGEGVDKRYGTYFHTWELYMNGPAQTVMKDPYRYQDGSTILSDPTYPYFFQLRKDMENVDKSAKPYADVLASKLNYRSEFFGGDAAMIMTGSFTIPDAGNLEQYPHDFVTAFAPVPLPPKNALPKEYEDGKYFVGGGHLTMGSTTKHKDEAFKLMRFMTTTDSKNRQEFSGWKKADQTALLDRMIGQNKDKYDVESLKYTLFGDDIKYLDASKVLTVSGSDLTKVIDDGFSKFMLSNEPIDKVQAWMVDEATKIINEKEKK; from the coding sequence ATGGCAAGAAAAGCTAAACGTAATTTTCTTATTTCCACATGTATACTGCTAACATTAACGATGTTTGCAAGCGCTTGTGGAAACAAAGAGGCTGACGCACCAGCACAATCGACAGGTACGGATAAGAAAGAAGTGACGATCAAGTACTATAACTGGGATAATGAAGCTCAAGAAGCAGCTACAGATGGAATGCTGCGTGAGTTTGAAGCAGCTAACCCTGGTATTAAAGTTGAGCATGTCGTGCTCGTTCCAGGTAATTCAACAGAAATGTTGAAGAAACTAGACTTCCTCATTTCGTCAGGTGATGAAGTTGACGTTGTTCAAATGCCAAGTACAGGAGCAGTCATTGAAAGAGCCACTCGCGGTGCATTTATGCCACTTAATGACCTCTATGATAAAGAAGGTTTGAAAGCAGAAGATGAGTATTCTGTTAATCCGGCAGTAGACGGCAAATATTACGGGATGCAATATACATCAGGCTATACCTATGTATTACTTAATAAGAATGCTTTGGATGAAGCTGGGTTACCCGTTCCTAAATTCGGTTGGACATGGGATGACTACCGTGAATATGCGAAGAAGCTAACGAAAGGTGAAGGCGTAGACAAACGATACGGAACATACTTCCACACTTGGGAGTTGTATATGAATGGTCCAGCGCAAACGGTAATGAAAGATCCATACCGCTATCAGGATGGCAGTACAATTCTTTCTGACCCAACTTACCCGTACTTCTTCCAACTTCGCAAAGACATGGAGAATGTTGATAAGTCAGCGAAACCATATGCGGATGTGTTAGCATCTAAGCTTAACTATCGCAGTGAATTTTTCGGCGGAGATGCAGCGATGATTATGACAGGCAGCTTCACGATTCCTGATGCAGGTAATCTTGAGCAGTATCCACATGATTTTGTGACTGCTTTCGCACCAGTTCCTTTGCCACCGAAGAATGCTTTGCCTAAAGAATATGAGGATGGTAAATACTTTGTTGGCGGTGGACATTTAACAATGGGTTCAACGACAAAGCACAAGGATGAGGCGTTTAAGCTTATGCGCTTTATGACTACAACAGATTCAAAGAATAGACAAGAGTTTTCTGGTTGGAAGAAAGCAGACCAAACAGCACTGCTCGATCGCATGATCGGCCAAAATAAAGATAAGTACGATGTAGAGTCGTTGAAATACACGCTGTTTGGCGATGACATTAAGTATTTGGATGCTTCCAAGGTGCTTACAGTTTCGGGTTCTGATTTAACAAAAGTGATCGATGACGGCTTCAGCAAATTTATGCTTAGCAACGAGCCAATTGACAAGGTACAAGCATGGATGGTTGATGAAGCAACGAAGATTATTAATGAGAAAGAGAAAAAGTAA